One Mixta gaviniae genomic window carries:
- a CDS encoding MurR/RpiR family transcriptional regulator, whose translation MFTHSIISTLNDTEMQVYNTVIKSGDKVMYMTIRELADAAGVSTTSVLRFCRKMQCDGYSEFRIRFKLYLEQEQQSPINYGVNEMVSFFKSINNDEFEHLISQAVEHILAAQRIIFVGAGTSGTLGKYGARFFSNVGKFSNYIDDPYYPVSSDMYKDAVAIILSISGETEEILRLASQFSLHRCKIITITNSESSSLAKLADFNISCHMPLIRMNGGFDITTQVPTLYIIESIGRKLASRLAK comes from the coding sequence ATGTTTACTCACAGCATAATCTCAACGCTTAACGACACCGAGATGCAGGTTTATAACACCGTTATCAAAAGCGGTGACAAAGTGATGTATATGACCATTCGCGAGCTGGCCGACGCCGCCGGGGTCTCCACCACCTCGGTGCTGCGCTTCTGCCGCAAAATGCAGTGCGACGGTTATTCAGAATTTCGCATCCGCTTTAAATTATATCTGGAGCAGGAACAGCAGAGCCCGATTAATTACGGCGTCAATGAGATGGTGAGCTTTTTTAAAAGCATTAATAATGATGAGTTCGAGCATTTAATTAGCCAGGCGGTGGAACATATTCTGGCGGCACAGCGTATTATTTTCGTCGGCGCCGGCACCTCCGGCACCTTAGGGAAATATGGCGCGCGCTTTTTCTCTAACGTAGGAAAATTCAGTAATTATATCGACGACCCTTATTATCCCGTCAGCAGTGATATGTATAAGGACGCGGTGGCGATTATTCTTTCCATCTCTGGCGAAACCGAAGAGATCCTGCGCCTTGCCAGCCAGTTCAGCCTGCATCGCTGTAAGATCATCACTATTACCAACAGCGAAAGCAGCTCGCTGGCAAAGCTGGCGGATTTTAATATCTCCTGCCATATGCCGTTAATTCGTATGAACGGCGGCTTCGATATTACCACTCAGGTGCCGACGCTATATATTATCGAAAGTATCGGGCGTAAACTCGCCAGCCGCCTGGCAAAATAA
- a CDS encoding 6-phospho-beta-glucosidase, which translates to MTSQHQLPKDFLWGGAVAAHQVEGGWDQGGKGISICDVLSGGSHGVDRVMTDGVQPGYHYPNHEAVDFYHRYKEDIALFAEMGFKCFRTSIAWTRIFPNGDELEPNEAGLQFYDDLFDELLKHGIEPVITLSHFEMPWHLVKQYGGWLNRKVVDFFVRFSEVVLRRYQHKVKYWMTFNEINNQRTWNYPLFGYCCSGVVFTDHEKPEQTMYQVMHHQFVASAKVVALGHRINPDFQIGCMIAMVPVYPFSCHPDDVMFAQEAMHRRYVFSDVQMRGYYPAYVLHEWARKGYHIEMEAGDEETLRNGCCDYVGFSYYMSNAVQANAEGTGDSITGFEGSVPNPHVKASDWGWQIDPAGLRYSLNVLYERYQKPLFIVENGFGAIDKPNANGFIEDDYRIDYLRAHVEQMKKAVLEDGVDLMGYTPWGCIDCVSFTTGQYNKRYGFIHVDKNDDGSGTMARSKKKSFAWYQQVIASNGEQL; encoded by the coding sequence ATGACCAGCCAGCATCAGTTACCGAAAGATTTTCTGTGGGGCGGCGCCGTTGCCGCGCATCAGGTTGAAGGCGGATGGGATCAGGGCGGCAAAGGCATCAGCATCTGCGACGTGCTTTCCGGCGGATCGCACGGCGTCGACCGCGTGATGACCGACGGTGTGCAGCCCGGCTATCACTATCCTAACCATGAGGCGGTCGATTTTTATCATCGCTATAAAGAAGATATCGCGCTATTCGCTGAAATGGGCTTTAAGTGTTTTCGTACCTCTATCGCCTGGACGCGCATTTTCCCCAACGGCGATGAGCTGGAGCCGAACGAAGCGGGCCTGCAGTTTTATGACGATCTGTTCGACGAGCTGCTGAAGCACGGTATCGAGCCGGTGATCACCCTCTCCCACTTTGAAATGCCGTGGCATCTGGTGAAGCAGTACGGCGGCTGGCTGAACCGTAAAGTGGTCGATTTCTTTGTGCGCTTTAGCGAAGTGGTGCTGCGCCGCTATCAGCATAAAGTGAAATACTGGATGACCTTTAACGAGATCAACAACCAGCGCACCTGGAACTATCCGCTGTTCGGCTACTGCTGCTCCGGCGTGGTATTTACCGACCATGAAAAGCCTGAGCAGACCATGTATCAGGTGATGCACCACCAGTTCGTCGCCAGCGCGAAAGTGGTGGCGCTGGGCCATCGTATTAACCCCGATTTCCAGATCGGCTGTATGATCGCCATGGTGCCGGTCTATCCGTTCTCCTGCCATCCGGACGACGTCATGTTCGCGCAGGAAGCGATGCACCGCCGCTACGTTTTCAGCGACGTGCAGATGCGCGGCTACTATCCCGCCTATGTGCTGCATGAGTGGGCACGCAAGGGCTACCACATCGAGATGGAAGCGGGCGATGAAGAGACGCTGCGCAACGGCTGCTGTGACTATGTCGGTTTCAGCTACTACATGAGCAATGCAGTGCAGGCCAACGCCGAGGGAACGGGCGATTCTATCACCGGCTTCGAAGGCAGCGTGCCGAACCCGCATGTGAAAGCATCGGACTGGGGCTGGCAGATCGACCCGGCGGGCCTGCGTTACTCTCTGAACGTGCTGTATGAGCGCTATCAGAAACCGCTGTTTATCGTGGAGAACGGCTTCGGCGCGATCGATAAGCCAAACGCCAACGGTTTTATCGAGGATGATTACCGTATCGATTATCTGCGCGCGCATGTCGAGCAGATGAAAAAAGCGGTGCTGGAGGATGGCGTTGACCTGATGGGCTATACGCCATGGGGCTGCATCGACTGCGTCTCGTTTACCACCGGCCAGTACAATAAACGCTATGGCTTTATCCATGTCGATAAGAACGATGATGGCAGCGGCACGATGGCGCGCTCAAAGAAAAAAAGCTTCGCCTGGTATCAGCAGGTTATCGCCAGCAACGGCGAACAGCTGTAA
- the gcvP gene encoding aminomethyl-transferring glycine dehydrogenase, with amino-acid sequence MTQTLSQLEHTGAFIERHIGPSSAQQESMLQAIGAGSLNALITSIVPADIQLPGPPAIGDALTEHQALAELKAIASRNQRFKSYIGMGYTPVLTPPVILRNLLENPGWYTAYTPYQPEVSQGRLEALLNFQQLTLDLTGLDIASASLLDEATAAAEAMAMAKRVSKLKNANKFFIAEDIHPQTLDVVKTRAETFGFELIIDHAARACDHEGVFGVLLQQVGTTGEAHDYGDLIARLKSRQVIVSVAADFMALVLLEAPGRQGADIVFGSAQRFGVPMGYGGPHAAFFAARDEFRRSMPGRIIGVSRDAAGNTALRMAMQTREQHIRREKANSNICTSQVLLANIAGFYAVFHGPEGLKRIAGRIHRLTDILAAGLKQGGLTLRHQHWFDTLTVEVNDKAAVLARALSFGVNLRTDIHHAVGITLDETTTREDVAALFAILLGDDHGLEIDALDRAVAGDSGSIPPALQRQQPLLTHPVFNRYHSETEMMRYMHSLEKKDLALNQAMIPLGSCTMKLNAAAEMIPITWPEFAELHPFCPAEQAAGYLQMIGQLSQWLVQLTGYDALCMQPNSGAQGEYAGLLAIRRYHESRGEGERHICLIPSSAHGTNPASAQMAGMSVVVVACDKQGNIDLHDLRQKAEQAGSALSCIMVTYPSTHGVYEETIREVCQIVHQHGGQVYLDGANMNAQVGITTPGYIGADVSHLNLHKTFCIPHGGGGPGMGPIGVKAHLAPFVPGHSVVQIDDMLTQQGAVSAAPFGSASILPISWMYIRMMGAEGLKQASAVAILNANYIASRLQSAYPILYAGRDGRVAHECILDIRPLKEQTGISELDIAKRLIDYGFHAPTMSFPVAGTLMVEPTESEGKAELDRFIDAMLAIRMEIDRVADGDWPLEDNPLVNAPHTQQELVGEWPHPYSRELAVFPAGSGNKYWPTVKRLDDVFGDRNLFCSCVPMSDYQ; translated from the coding sequence ATGACTCAGACACTCAGCCAGCTTGAACATACTGGCGCCTTTATCGAACGCCACATCGGCCCCTCTTCCGCGCAGCAGGAAAGCATGCTGCAGGCGATCGGCGCCGGCTCGCTCAATGCGTTAATCACCAGCATCGTGCCGGCCGACATCCAGCTGCCGGGGCCGCCCGCCATCGGCGATGCGCTGACCGAGCATCAGGCGCTGGCGGAGCTGAAGGCGATCGCCAGCCGCAACCAGCGTTTCAAATCCTATATCGGCATGGGCTATACGCCGGTGCTGACGCCGCCCGTGATCCTGCGCAACCTGCTGGAAAATCCGGGCTGGTATACCGCCTATACCCCTTATCAGCCCGAGGTGTCGCAGGGCCGTCTGGAGGCGCTGTTGAACTTCCAGCAGCTGACGCTGGACCTGACCGGGCTGGATATCGCCTCGGCCTCTTTGCTGGACGAAGCGACGGCGGCGGCGGAAGCGATGGCGATGGCTAAACGCGTCAGCAAGCTGAAAAACGCCAACAAATTTTTTATCGCCGAGGATATTCATCCGCAGACGCTGGACGTAGTGAAAACCCGCGCGGAGACCTTCGGCTTTGAACTGATTATCGATCATGCGGCGCGCGCGTGCGATCACGAAGGGGTGTTTGGTGTGCTGCTGCAGCAGGTGGGCACCACCGGTGAAGCGCATGACTACGGCGACCTGATCGCCAGGCTTAAGTCGCGTCAGGTGATCGTTAGCGTGGCGGCCGATTTTATGGCGCTGGTGCTGCTGGAGGCGCCGGGCAGGCAGGGCGCGGATATCGTCTTCGGCTCCGCCCAACGTTTCGGTGTGCCGATGGGCTACGGCGGGCCGCACGCCGCCTTCTTCGCCGCGCGCGATGAATTCAGACGTTCAATGCCGGGCCGCATTATCGGCGTTTCGCGTGATGCGGCGGGCAACACCGCGCTGCGCATGGCGATGCAGACGCGCGAGCAGCATATTCGCCGCGAAAAGGCCAACTCCAATATCTGTACGTCGCAGGTGCTGCTGGCCAATATCGCCGGCTTCTACGCGGTGTTCCACGGCCCGGAAGGGCTGAAACGCATCGCCGGCCGTATCCATCGCCTGACTGATATTCTGGCTGCCGGTCTGAAGCAGGGTGGCCTGACGCTGCGCCATCAGCACTGGTTCGATACGCTTACCGTAGAGGTAAACGACAAGGCGGCGGTGCTGGCGCGCGCGCTCAGCTTCGGCGTTAACCTGCGCACCGATATTCATCACGCGGTCGGCATCACTCTGGATGAGACGACTACGCGGGAAGATGTCGCTGCGCTGTTCGCCATTCTGCTGGGCGACGATCACGGCCTGGAGATCGACGCGCTGGATCGGGCGGTCGCCGGCGACAGCGGCTCGATTCCGCCAGCGCTGCAGCGTCAACAGCCGCTGCTGACGCACCCGGTGTTTAATCGCTATCACAGCGAAACCGAAATGATGCGCTACATGCACAGCCTGGAGAAAAAAGATCTGGCGCTGAATCAGGCGATGATCCCGCTCGGCTCCTGCACCATGAAGCTGAACGCCGCCGCAGAGATGATCCCCATCACCTGGCCGGAGTTCGCCGAACTGCACCCGTTCTGTCCAGCGGAGCAGGCGGCAGGCTATCTGCAGATGATCGGCCAGCTGTCGCAGTGGCTGGTGCAGCTTACCGGCTACGATGCGCTCTGTATGCAGCCTAACTCCGGCGCGCAGGGCGAATACGCCGGTCTGCTGGCGATCCGCCGCTATCATGAAAGCCGCGGCGAGGGCGAGCGCCATATCTGCCTGATCCCCAGCTCCGCACACGGCACCAACCCGGCGTCGGCGCAGATGGCCGGCATGTCGGTGGTGGTGGTGGCTTGCGACAAGCAGGGCAATATCGATCTGCACGATCTGCGCCAGAAGGCGGAGCAGGCGGGCAGCGCGCTCTCCTGCATCATGGTTACCTATCCTTCAACCCACGGCGTGTATGAAGAGACGATCCGCGAAGTCTGTCAGATCGTTCATCAGCATGGCGGCCAGGTTTATCTCGACGGTGCCAACATGAATGCGCAGGTCGGCATCACTACGCCGGGCTATATCGGTGCTGATGTGTCGCACCTGAACCTGCATAAAACCTTCTGCATTCCACACGGCGGCGGCGGGCCGGGCATGGGGCCGATCGGCGTCAAGGCGCATCTGGCGCCGTTTGTGCCGGGCCACAGTGTGGTGCAGATCGATGACATGTTGACGCAGCAGGGTGCGGTTTCCGCCGCGCCGTTCGGCAGCGCCTCGATTCTGCCGATCAGCTGGATGTATATTCGCATGATGGGCGCGGAAGGGCTGAAGCAGGCCAGCGCCGTCGCTATCCTGAACGCGAACTATATCGCCAGCCGTCTGCAGTCCGCCTATCCGATCCTCTATGCCGGCCGTGATGGCCGCGTGGCGCACGAGTGCATTCTCGATATTCGCCCGCTGAAAGAGCAGACCGGCATCAGCGAGCTGGATATTGCCAAGCGGTTGATTGACTACGGTTTCCATGCGCCGACCATGTCGTTCCCGGTTGCGGGCACGCTGATGGTGGAGCCGACCGAATCGGAAGGCAAAGCGGAGCTGGATCGCTTTATCGACGCGATGCTGGCGATCCGTATGGAGATCGATCGCGTGGCGGACGGCGACTGGCCGCTGGAGGACAATCCGCTGGTCAACGCACCGCACACCCAGCAGGAGCTGGTGGGCGAATGGCCGCATCCTTACAGCCGCGAGCTGGCGGTGTTCCCGGCGGGCAGCGGCAATAAATACTGGCCGACGGTGAAGCGTCTGGATGATGTGTTTGGCGATCGCAACCTGTTCTGTTCCTGCGTACCGATGAGCGACTATCAGTAA
- the gcvH gene encoding glycine cleavage system protein GcvH: MSNVPNELKYRESHEWVRKEADGTYTVGITEHAQELLGDMVFVDLPDTGASFAAGDDCAVAESVKAASDIYAPLSGEVVAVNADLEASPELVNSDPYGAGWLFRLKASDDAELDQLLDAEGYQAAIDE, from the coding sequence ATGAGCAATGTGCCAAACGAATTAAAATACCGTGAAAGTCATGAGTGGGTACGTAAGGAAGCGGACGGCACCTACACCGTAGGCATTACCGAACACGCGCAGGAGTTGCTGGGCGATATGGTATTCGTCGATCTGCCGGACACGGGCGCCAGCTTCGCCGCCGGCGATGACTGCGCCGTCGCCGAATCGGTGAAGGCCGCTTCCGACATTTATGCGCCGCTGAGCGGCGAAGTCGTCGCGGTGAACGCCGATCTGGAAGCGTCGCCGGAACTGGTGAACAGCGATCCTTACGGCGCAGGCTGGCTGTTCCGCCTCAAGGCCAGCGATGACGCCGAGCTGGATCAGCTGCTGGACGCGGAAGGCTACCAGGCCGCCATCGACGAATAA
- the gcvT gene encoding glycine cleavage system aminomethyltransferase GcvT translates to MKQTPLYEQHQACGARMVDFHGWMMPLHYGSQIDEHHAVRQDAGMFDVSHMTIVDLRGERTREFLRVLLANDVARLTQPGKALYSAMLNASGGVIDDLIVYFMSEEWFRLVVNSATRDKDLAWIGEHAQPFGVTLQERDDLALIAVQGPQAQQKAQMIFNDAQRQAVNGMKPFFGVESEGWFIATTGYTGESGYEIALPNAQAAGLWQRLVEAGVKPAGLGARDTLRLEAGMNLYGQEMDEGVSPLAANMGWTLCWEPTDRAFIGREALELQRERGTDKLVGLIMTEKGVLRNDLPVMFTDAQGNQQQGVITSGSFSPTLGYSIALARVPAGIGERAIVQIRNREMPVTVTKPIFVRAGKPVAQ, encoded by the coding sequence ATGAAGCAGACCCCTTTATATGAACAGCATCAGGCCTGCGGCGCCCGCATGGTCGATTTCCACGGCTGGATGATGCCGCTGCACTACGGCTCGCAGATTGATGAACATCATGCGGTACGTCAGGATGCCGGCATGTTTGATGTTTCCCATATGACCATTGTCGATCTGCGCGGCGAGCGTACCCGGGAATTTCTGCGCGTCCTGTTGGCCAACGACGTTGCGCGTCTGACGCAGCCGGGCAAGGCGCTCTACAGCGCGATGCTTAACGCCTCGGGTGGCGTGATTGATGATCTGATTGTTTACTTTATGAGCGAAGAGTGGTTTCGCCTGGTGGTCAACTCCGCCACGCGCGACAAAGATCTGGCGTGGATCGGCGAGCATGCGCAGCCGTTCGGCGTCACGCTGCAGGAGCGCGACGATCTGGCGCTGATCGCCGTACAGGGGCCGCAGGCGCAGCAGAAAGCGCAAATGATCTTCAACGACGCGCAGCGCCAGGCGGTCAACGGCATGAAGCCTTTTTTCGGCGTTGAGTCGGAAGGCTGGTTTATCGCCACCACCGGCTATACCGGCGAAAGCGGCTATGAAATCGCGCTGCCGAATGCACAGGCTGCCGGGCTGTGGCAACGGCTGGTGGAGGCCGGCGTGAAGCCTGCCGGGCTGGGCGCACGTGATACGCTGCGCCTTGAAGCGGGCATGAATCTTTACGGCCAGGAGATGGATGAAGGCGTGTCGCCGCTGGCGGCGAATATGGGCTGGACCCTCTGCTGGGAGCCGACCGATCGCGCATTTATCGGCCGCGAGGCGCTGGAGCTGCAGCGCGAAAGGGGCACCGATAAGCTGGTGGGCCTGATAATGACCGAGAAAGGCGTGCTGCGTAACGATCTGCCGGTGATGTTCACCGATGCGCAGGGCAATCAGCAGCAGGGCGTCATCACCAGCGGCTCTTTCTCGCCTACGCTGGGCTACAGCATCGCGCTGGCGCGCGTGCCGGCAGGCATCGGCGAACGCGCCATCGTACAGATCCGTAACCGGGAAATGCCGGTAACCGTCACCAAACCTATTTTTGTCCGCGCCGGCAAGCCGGTCGCTCAGTAA
- the ubiI gene encoding FAD-dependent 2-octaprenylphenol hydroxylase, which yields MQTYDVVIAGGGMVGLAVACGLQGCGLRIAVLEKAAPEAFNPGEPHGLRVSAINAASERLLQHLDVWSAILALRASSYHGMEVWDRDSFGRIEFDQPQGVSHLGYIVENQAIHQALWQRAQQLSDITLLAPAQLQQVAFGDNEAFITLEDGNMMSARLLIGADGAHSWLRNKADIPLTFWDYDHHALVANIRTAQPHQAVARQAFHGDGILAFLPLSDPHLCSIVWSLSPQEATRLRDMPAGLFNQQLSVAFDMRLGLCQVESERQTFPLMARYARQFAAHRLALVGDAAHTIHPLAGQGVNLGFMDAAELTGEIRRLHQQGKDIGQHLYLRRYERNRKHSAAVMLASMQGFRELFAGNNPAKKLLRDVGLRLADNLPGVKPRLLKQAMGLHDLPDWLR from the coding sequence ATGCAAACTTATGATGTGGTGATCGCCGGCGGCGGTATGGTTGGACTGGCGGTTGCCTGCGGCTTACAGGGCTGCGGTCTGCGTATCGCGGTGCTGGAAAAAGCGGCGCCGGAGGCGTTTAACCCCGGCGAACCGCACGGGCTGCGCGTCTCCGCCATTAACGCGGCCAGCGAGCGCCTGCTGCAACATCTGGACGTCTGGTCAGCGATTCTGGCGCTGCGCGCCAGCAGCTATCACGGCATGGAAGTATGGGATCGCGATAGCTTCGGCCGCATTGAATTCGATCAGCCGCAGGGCGTTAGCCATCTCGGCTATATCGTTGAAAACCAGGCGATCCATCAGGCGCTCTGGCAGCGCGCGCAGCAGCTGAGCGATATTACGCTGCTGGCACCGGCGCAGCTGCAGCAGGTCGCTTTCGGCGATAACGAAGCCTTTATCACCCTGGAAGACGGCAACATGATGAGCGCCCGGCTGCTGATCGGCGCCGACGGCGCTCACTCCTGGCTGCGCAACAAGGCCGATATCCCGCTGACCTTCTGGGATTACGACCATCATGCGCTGGTGGCCAATATTCGCACCGCGCAGCCGCATCAGGCGGTAGCGCGTCAGGCGTTTCACGGCGATGGCATCCTGGCGTTTCTGCCGCTCAGCGATCCGCACCTCTGCTCTATCGTCTGGTCACTGTCGCCGCAGGAGGCGACACGGCTGCGCGATATGCCCGCCGGGCTGTTTAATCAGCAGCTGTCGGTCGCCTTTGATATGCGTCTGGGGCTGTGCCAGGTGGAAAGCGAACGGCAGACCTTCCCGCTGATGGCGCGCTACGCCCGCCAGTTCGCCGCGCACCGGCTGGCGCTGGTTGGCGACGCTGCACATACCATTCATCCGCTGGCGGGACAGGGCGTCAACCTGGGCTTTATGGACGCCGCCGAGCTGACAGGCGAGATCCGCCGCCTGCATCAGCAGGGTAAAGATATCGGTCAGCATCTCTATCTGCGCCGCTATGAGCGTAACCGTAAGCACAGCGCCGCCGTGATGCTGGCGAGTATGCAGGGCTTCCGTGAACTGTTCGCCGGCAACAATCCGGCGAAAAAGCTGCTGCGTGACGTCGGCCTGCGGCTGGCGGATAATCTGCCGGGCGTAAAGCCCCGCCTGCTGAAACAGGCGATGGGTCTGCACGACCTGCCGGACTGGCTGCGTTGA
- the ubiH gene encoding 2-octaprenyl-6-methoxyphenyl hydroxylase: MSVIVAGGGMTGATLALAISHLTQGKLPVTVIEAIAPGDRAHPGYDGRAIALAEGTCQQLAGINLWAALAECATPITHVHVSDRGHAGFVNIDAADYGLAALGNVVELHEVGHRLYQLLRKAPGVTLRCPETVSQVARRQDGVSVTLASGETLDGQLLVAADGSRSQVAAACGIEWRSEDYQQIAVIANVSTQIAHQGRAFERFTPHGPLALLPMSNGRSSLVWCHPPEAKARIESWRDADFLAELQQAFGWRLGRFTHVGQRHSYPLALQTASQTVAHRLALVGNAAQTLHPIAGQGFNLGMRDVMSLAETLAAACREQQDAGSFAVLQRYGQRRAIDRDATIGITDGLVRLFANRYLPLVVGRNLGLMTMDNLPWLRNRLAERTLGWVTR, from the coding sequence ATGAGCGTGATCGTTGCCGGCGGCGGCATGACGGGCGCAACTCTGGCGCTGGCGATTTCTCATCTTACTCAGGGCAAACTGCCGGTAACGGTGATTGAGGCGATCGCGCCGGGCGACCGCGCGCACCCGGGCTATGATGGGCGGGCGATCGCGCTGGCGGAAGGCACCTGTCAGCAGCTGGCGGGGATCAACCTCTGGGCGGCGCTGGCGGAGTGTGCCACGCCAATCACGCACGTACATGTCAGCGATCGCGGACATGCCGGCTTTGTAAATATTGACGCCGCCGACTATGGCCTCGCGGCGCTTGGCAACGTAGTTGAGCTGCATGAGGTGGGCCACCGGCTCTATCAGCTGTTACGCAAAGCGCCGGGCGTTACGCTGCGCTGTCCGGAAACGGTCAGCCAGGTAGCGCGGCGGCAGGATGGCGTTAGCGTCACGCTGGCCAGCGGCGAAACGCTGGATGGCCAGCTGCTGGTGGCGGCGGACGGTTCGCGTTCGCAGGTCGCCGCCGCCTGCGGTATCGAATGGCGCAGCGAGGATTACCAGCAGATCGCGGTCATCGCCAACGTCAGCACGCAGATCGCGCATCAGGGCCGGGCGTTCGAACGCTTTACGCCGCACGGGCCGCTGGCGCTGCTGCCAATGTCGAACGGCCGTAGCTCGCTGGTCTGGTGTCATCCGCCGGAAGCGAAAGCGCGTATTGAAAGCTGGCGCGACGCGGACTTTTTAGCGGAGCTGCAGCAGGCGTTCGGCTGGCGGCTGGGCCGCTTTACCCATGTAGGGCAACGGCACAGCTATCCGCTGGCGCTGCAAACCGCCAGCCAGACGGTCGCGCACCGGCTGGCGCTGGTGGGCAACGCGGCGCAGACGTTGCATCCGATTGCCGGACAGGGCTTTAACCTCGGCATGCGCGACGTGATGTCGCTGGCGGAAACCCTGGCGGCCGCCTGCCGCGAACAGCAGGACGCCGGCAGTTTCGCCGTGCTGCAGCGCTACGGCCAACGGCGCGCAATCGATCGTGACGCCACGATTGGCATCACCGATGGGCTGGTGCGGCTGTTCGCCAACCGCTATCTGCCGCTGGTCGTCGGACGCAATCTCGGCCTGATGACAATGGATAATTTACCCTGGCTGCGCAACCGCCTGGCGGAGCGGACGCTGGGCTGGGTAACGCGCTGA
- the pepP gene encoding Xaa-Pro aminopeptidase, with translation MITLDTFLQRRQRLLATMVPGSAALIFAAPEVTRSADSEYPFRQNSDFWYFTGFNEPEALLILVKSDETHNHSVLFNRVRDKQAEIWFGRRLGQEAAPEKLGVDRALPWDALDEQLHQLLNGLDVVYHAQGEYDFADRILFAALDKLRRGFRQNLKAPDTLTDWRPWVHEMRLFKDAAEQDILRRAGKISAMAHTRAMQTCRPGLFEYQLAGEIHYEFTRHGARHPSYNTIVGGGDNACILHYTENESELRDGDLVLIDAGCEFHGYAGDITRTFPVNGKFSAPQRAIYNIVLASLYKALALFRPGVSIREVNEEVVRIMVSGLVDLGVMQGDIEQLIAENAHRQFFMHGLSHWLGLDVHDVGNYGTPDRGRILEPGMVLTVEPGLYIAPDADVPAEYRGIGVRIEDDILITEQGNENLTDSVVKDADAIEALMAAARQA, from the coding sequence ATGATTACGCTGGATACGTTTTTGCAGCGCCGCCAGAGGCTGCTGGCAACTATGGTGCCAGGCAGCGCGGCGCTGATTTTCGCCGCGCCGGAGGTGACGCGCAGCGCGGATAGCGAATACCCTTTCCGCCAGAACAGCGATTTTTGGTACTTTACCGGCTTTAACGAGCCTGAAGCGCTGCTGATACTGGTGAAAAGCGATGAAACGCATAACCACAGCGTATTATTCAATCGCGTCCGCGATAAACAGGCGGAAATCTGGTTCGGCCGTCGCCTCGGACAGGAGGCGGCGCCGGAGAAACTGGGCGTCGATCGCGCGCTGCCGTGGGATGCGCTGGACGAACAGCTACATCAGCTGCTAAACGGTCTCGATGTGGTTTACCATGCGCAGGGCGAATATGATTTCGCCGATCGCATTCTGTTTGCTGCGCTGGATAAACTGCGTCGCGGCTTCCGCCAGAACCTGAAAGCGCCCGATACGCTCACCGACTGGCGTCCCTGGGTACATGAAATGCGGCTGTTCAAAGATGCCGCAGAGCAGGATATCTTGCGCCGCGCCGGTAAAATCAGTGCGATGGCCCATACGCGGGCGATGCAAACCTGTCGGCCCGGCCTGTTTGAATATCAACTGGCCGGCGAAATCCACTACGAATTCACCCGCCACGGCGCGCGGCATCCCTCCTACAACACTATTGTCGGCGGCGGCGATAACGCCTGCATCCTGCACTACACCGAAAATGAGAGCGAACTGCGCGACGGCGATCTGGTGCTGATCGATGCAGGCTGTGAATTTCACGGCTACGCCGGCGATATTACCCGCACCTTTCCGGTTAATGGCAAATTCAGCGCGCCGCAGCGGGCGATTTACAACATCGTGCTGGCCTCGCTTTATAAAGCGCTTGCGCTGTTTCGTCCCGGCGTCAGCATCCGTGAGGTGAACGAAGAGGTGGTGCGCATTATGGTCTCCGGCCTGGTTGATCTCGGCGTAATGCAGGGCGATATCGAGCAACTGATCGCGGAAAATGCGCACCGGCAATTTTTTATGCATGGGCTCAGCCACTGGCTGGGGCTGGATGTGCATGACGTCGGCAACTACGGTACGCCGGATCGCGGCCGCATTCTGGAGCCGGGCATGGTGCTGACCGTCGAGCCGGGGCTTTATATCGCGCCGGACGCCGACGTGCCGGCGGAGTATCGCGGCATCGGCGTGCGCATTGAGGATGACATCCTGATTACGGAACAGGGCAATGAAAATCTTACCGATAGCGTGGTGAAAGATGCCGACGCTATCGAAGCGCTGATGGCGGCAGCGCGACAGGCATGA
- a CDS encoding YecA family protein → MSTDNTQPGYQALASALNQQGVGMTPAEMHGLISGIVCGGNKDHSWKTLVHDLTNEGLAFSQSLTQPLQALHGHIQDTLEEEGFLFQLMLPEEEESSVFERADALAGWVNHFLLGLGVTQPKLDKVKGEAGEAIDDLRTIAQLGYDEEEDDREELAQSLEEVIEYVRVAALLCHETFNPPEMPTAPEMKKPTLH, encoded by the coding sequence ATGTCTACAGATAACACACAGCCGGGCTATCAGGCGCTGGCGTCCGCTCTTAACCAACAGGGCGTGGGAATGACACCGGCTGAAATGCATGGCCTGATCAGCGGCATTGTCTGCGGTGGCAACAAGGATCACAGCTGGAAAACGCTGGTTCACGATCTGACCAACGAAGGGCTGGCGTTCTCCCAGTCGCTGACGCAGCCGCTACAGGCGCTGCACGGGCATATTCAGGACACGCTGGAAGAGGAAGGTTTCCTGTTTCAGCTGATGTTGCCTGAAGAAGAGGAGAGCAGCGTGTTCGAGCGCGCCGACGCGTTAGCGGGCTGGGTTAACCATTTCCTGCTGGGGCTGGGCGTGACGCAGCCTAAGCTCGACAAAGTCAAGGGCGAGGCTGGCGAAGCCATCGACGATCTGCGCACCATTGCTCAGCTTGGCTATGATGAAGAAGAAGACGATCGTGAAGAGCTGGCGCAGTCGCTGGAAGAGGTGATCGAATATGTGCGCGTGGCCGCCTTGCTGTGCCACGAAACATTTAACCCGCCGGAGATGCCCACCGCGCCGGAAATGAAAAAGCCGACGCTACACTGA